The Diceros bicornis minor isolate mBicDic1 chromosome 15, mDicBic1.mat.cur, whole genome shotgun sequence genome has a window encoding:
- the LRRIQ4 gene encoding leucine-rich repeat and IQ domain-containing protein 4, with protein sequence MANNIIKSVEHSSKIHQKSDPQQVSDRTFFIDASNQSLVTIPSEILELKELEEVHLENNQMEEIPEDIQHLKNLRILYLNKNKLRELCPELGKLSNLEGLDLSDNPLLSSSLPVLSGIRTLRELRLYRTDLEEFPIVILKLLHHLELLGLAGNRLKSLPKEIVNQNKLREIYLKQNQFEVFPPELCVLSNLEIIDLDENKLSAIPEEIGNLASLQKFYVAYNSLPFLPESLGQCRKLSVLDLSHNRFHSIPRTLAQLSEMTEVALSGNPLEKVPRLLCRWPSLHLLYLSNTSLRALRRSFRRLVNLRCLDLSQNHLEHCPLQICSLKNLEILALDDNKIWQLPSDFSSLSKLKMLGLTGNQFFSFPEKILSLESLEKLYIGQDQGAKLTYIPESIRKLQSLKELYIENNHLEYLPVSLGSMPNLEILDCRHNLLKQLPDAICQAQALKELLLEDNLLTDLPENLDSLVNLKVLTLMDNPMKEPPKEVCTEGTEAIWAYLKEKRKMKIMATKIQAWWRGVMVRKGLGIFEELVKLQKKGKNSPKDKKGKKDVKGKPVKEKKK encoded by the exons ATGGCAAATAACATCATAAAATCAGTAGAACATTCATCTAAAATTCATCAGAAAAGTGATCCACAACAGGTCTCTGATAGAACATTTTTCATTGATGCTTCGAATCAGAGCTTGGTTACCATCCCCTCAGAGATCTTAGAATTAAAAGAATTAGAAGAAGTGCATCTGGAAAACAACCAGATGGAAGAAATCCCCGAGGATATTCAGCATTTAAAGAATCTCAGGATCCTCTACCTGAACAAGAACAAGCTGAGGGAGCTGTGCCCCGAGCTGGGGAAGCTGAGCAACCTGGAGGGCCTGGACCTGAGCGACAACCCCCTGctgtcctcctccctcccggTCCTCAGCGGCATCCGCACGCTGCGCGAGCTCCGCCTCTACCGCACTGACCTAGAGGAGTTCCCCATCGTCATATTGAAACTCCTTCACCACCTCGAGCTGCTCGGACTGGCCGGAAACCGCCTGAAATCTCTGCCCAAAGAAATAGTGAACCAGAACAAACTCAGGGAGATCTACCTGAAGCAAAACCAATTTGAAGTTTTCCCTCCGGAGCTGTGTGTTCTCTCCAACCTGGAGATCATTGACCTGGATGAGAACAAACTAAGTGCCATCCCAGAAGAGATCGGGAACCTGGCGAGTCTGCAGAAGTTCTACGTGGCTTATAACAGCCTTCCCTTCCTACCCGAGTCGCTGGGCCAGTGCAGAAAACTGTCGGTGCTGGATTTATCCCACAACCGGTTCCACTCCATCCCGCGCACCCTCGCCCAGCTTTCGGAGATGACGGAGGTGGCGCTGAGCGGCAACCCCCTGGAGAAGGTGCCGCGCCTGCTCTGCAGGTGGCCCTCGCTGCACCTGCTGTACCTGAGCAACACCAGCCTGCGCGCGCTGCGGCGCTCCTTCCGGAGGCTCGTCAACCTGCGCTGCCTGGATCTCAGCCAGAACCATCTGGAACACTGTCCGTTGCAGATCTGTTCGCTGAAGAACCTGGAAATCCTGGCACTGGATGATAATAAAATATGGCAG TTACCTTCAGACTTCAGCTCACTTTCAAAACTGAAGATGCTTGGACTAACTGGAAATCAGTTCTTCTCATTTCCGGAAAAGATCCTTTCTTTAGAGTCTTTAGAGAAGTTATACATTGGGCAAGATCAGGGAGCCAAGCTCACTTATATACCAGAATCCATCAGGAAACTACAG AGCCTTAAAGAGCTGTATATAGAGAACAATCATCTGGAGTACCTGCCTGTGTCCTTGGGATCAATGCCTAACCTGGAAATTCTTGATTGCCGCCACAATCTGCTTAAGCAACTTCCAGACGCCATCTGCCAAGCACAAG cTTTGAAAGAATTACTGCTCGAGGACAACTTGCTCACCGACCTTCCAGAGAATTTGGATAGTCTCGTGAATCTAAAGGTTCTGACACTGATGGACAATCCCATGAAAGAACCCCCAAAAGAAGTGTGCACCGAAGGCACTGAGGCAATATGGGCGTAccttaaggaaaaaagaaaaatgaaaataatggcaACAAAG